From Macrobrachium nipponense isolate FS-2020 chromosome 6, ASM1510439v2, whole genome shotgun sequence, a single genomic window includes:
- the LOC135216411 gene encoding high affinity cationic amino acid transporter 1-like, with protein MPTFRERITRKKIVDFGGSELRRALTFFDLTLLGIGSTIGVGFYVLVGEVAIYTGPAVVVSFLIAGIASLFAGLCYAEFGARVPKAGSAYIYSYVCVGECVAFVIGWNLVLEYIIGASSVARGFSSYIDVLGNKVMSEWLTENLPINVSFLSDYPDFLSFAMIILISGLLAIGIKESSTVNNVFSSLNLVIVIYVIIAAAIDADISNWQLSKNDTLTLCNTTEGDKDWGEGGFAPHGFAGIMNGAATCFFGFVGFDCIATTGEEAINPSRNIPLSITVSLLVIFLAYFGMSATVTLSMPYCALDPDAALVAYFDDKGLQVSKWIVSIGALFGFSASMVGVLLPLPRIIYAMANDGIIFRFLSKINKRFKTPLMATFLTGLLAGLLAMLFDLQALVDMMSIGTLMAYTIVAVSVMLLRFTPDTEDEEPESLVETAKKKVSTSSPSYSRNQVMRQLFNLDKHREPTELSSTVASYGTLAYCILIAILCGLLVILREQLSQGDAGAIVSIVIMVVLNVFIIVIIAMQPQSKKGLSFQVPLVPWMPAVSAFINFYLMFNLSTDTWIRFAIWMGIGFPIYFFYGMSHSSEELRAKGRLFGIDNPGGPGRPHSFVIPTINVQLATPISTAPNTPKGIRIEKKPPKPISPLALEEAVKNIPDAEEKENEVQKALESLDNVVNGSFPPNEPEDETEMVELENVTSSAPEGMVSAAPVSEDANHQDLPDSADGVNSPTEFQSQSSISQADDEKTENAVGAENENDEEQKNGNLEREKSAGARINSMPKSLAIVMSQLLQSVPKAAAVDSEKVDKKKPEPLVLSNSNSSNTPPLSSSTSVIQNSTPSPTTPSSLTSRSSVPNTPVTRRHPTKILKRGSSFDEIPPSSADSPLARRVDKFFIIPVKEPDLSDSDSSPLPSPSPSSSSKGQDALMSELKSRIKNLQESENTKKEEDSTDSKIVHAGSQDTLEKVGSSSDPPASPAVSPVREYKRLGSKEMSFLGEGLDTIRERGESSISVEDTLPVSSAAREKDQKMEVRKADDKTPTTIPIIGKSDSKKEDSTSSGKITKESTETEREDTQSSGRPKSPQPSNENVNKLKALFGS; from the exons ATGCCGACGTTCAGGGAGCGAATCACCCGGAAAAAGATCGTAGACTTCGGCGGCAGCGAGCTCAGGAGAGCCCTGACCTTCTTTGACCTGACCCTCCTGGGTATCGGGTCGACTATAGGCGTGGGGTTCTACGTCCTGGTCGGAGAGGTCGCTATATATACGGGTCCGGCGGTGGTCGTGTCATTTCTGATTGCTGGGATTGCATCTTTATTTGCTG GTCTATGCTATGCAGAGTTCGGAGCGAGAGTTCCCAAAGCTGGGTCAGCCTACATCTACAGCTATGTTTGTGTTGGAGAATGTGTTGCCTTCGTAATCGGATGGAATCTCGTCTTGGAATATATAATCG GGGCCTCAAGTGTGGCGAGAGGATTTAGCAGTTACATAGACGTCCTGGGAAACAAAGTCATGTCAGAATGGCTGACGGAGAACTTGCCTATCAATGTCAGTTTCCTTTCTGATTATCCGGATTTCTTATCCTTCGCTATGATTATCCTCATATCTG GATTATTAGCTATTGGAATTAAAGAGTCGTCGACGGTCAACAATGTTTTTTCCAGCCTCAACCTGGTCATCGTGATATACGTCATCATTGCTGCTGCTATTGATG CTGACATCTCGAACTGGCAACTGTCCAAAAATGACACCCTGACGCTGTGTAACACAACCGAGGGTGACAAAGATTGGGGCGAAGGTGGTTTCGCCCCCCACGGTTTCGCCGGCATCATGAACGGTGCCGCCACCTGCTTTTTCGGTTTCGTGGGCTTCGACTGCATTGCTACGACTG GAGAAGAGGCGATTAATCCATCACGCAACATCCCACTCTCGATCACCGTCTCCCTGTTGGTCATCTTCCTGGCTTATTTCGGAATGTCTGCAACTGTGACGTTGTCCATGCCCTACTGCGCACTG GATCCAGACGCTGCTCTGGTCGCTTATTTCGACGACAAAGGTTTGCAGGTGTCAAAATGGATTGTCAGCATTGGAGCGCTTTTCGGATTCTCTGCCAG TATGGTTGGCGTTCTCTTGCCTCTCCCAAGGATCATCTATGCCATGGCGAACGATGGCATCATATTCAGGTTCCTTTCCAAGATCAACAAGCGGTTCAAGACGCCTCTAATGGCCACTTTCCTCACTGGATTACTCGCTG GGCTACTGGCGATGCTATTCGATCTCCAGGCTCTTGTTGACATGATGAGCATTGGAACCCTGATGGCTTACACCATTGTTGCTGTGTCAGTGATGCTTCTCAG gttcaCCCCAGATACAGAAGACGAGGAGCCCGAGAGTCTGGTGGAGACAGCGAAGAAGAAAGTCTCCACAAGTTCCCCGTCATACTCAAGGAATCAAGTCATGAGGCAGTTATTCAATCTGGACAAGCACAGAGAACCTACAGAACTCTCCAGTACTGTGGCAAGTTATGGGACTTTGGCATATT GTATACTGATAGCCATACTATGCGGCCTGCTTGTCATCCTTCGAGAACAACTCTCCCAAGGTGATGCTGGGGCTATTGTCAGCATTGTTATTATGGTGGTTCTCAATGTCTTCATTATCGTGATCATAGCAATGCAACCACAGTCCAAGAAAGGTCTTTCCTTCCAG GTCCCTCTGGTCCCGTGGATGCCTGCAGTAAGCGCCTTCATCAATTTCTACCTCATGTTCAATCTGTCTACAGACACGTGGATTCGATTTGCAATCTGGATGGGAATCG GTTTTCCCATCTACTTCTTCTATGGAATGAGCCACAGCTCAGAAGAACTTAGAGCGAAAGGGCGTTTATTTGGAATTGACAACCCAGGTGGCCCAGGAAGACCCCACTCGTTCGTCATTCCCACAATTAACGTTCAGCTAGCTACACCAATCAGTACTGCCCCTAATACCCCAAAGGGCATCAGAATAGAAAAGAAGCCACCTAAGCCCATATCGCCTCTGGCACTTGAAGAAGCTGTTAAAAACATTCCAGatgcagaggagaaggagaatgaGGTTCAGAAAGCTTTAGAATCACTAGATAATGTAGTTAATGGCTCTTTCCCACCAAACGAACCAGAAGATGAGACTGAAATGGTGGAACTAGAAAATGTCACTAGCAGTGCACCAGAGGGTATGGTTTCAGCAGCCCCTGTAAGCGAAGACGCAAATCACCAGGACCTACCAGATTCGGCTGATGGCGTTAACTCTCCCACTGAATTTCAGTCACAGAGTTCCATTAGTCAAGCTGATGACGAAAAGACGGAGAATGCTGTAGGTGCTGAAAATGAAAACGATGAGGAACAAAAGAATGGAAATTTAGAGAGGGAGAAATCGGCGGGGGCAAGGATAAACAGTATGCCAAAATCACTAGCTATTGTGATGTCTCAGCTCCTCCAGAGTGTCCCAAAAGCCGCAGCAGTTGACAGtgaaaaagttgataaaaagAAACCTGAGCCATTAGTCCTTTCAAACAGCAATTCTTCGAACACCCCTCCTTTAAGTAGTTCTACTTCCGTAATTCAAAATTCAACGCCATCTCCGACAACTCCAAGTTCTCTCACTTCTAGAAGTAGCGTCCCTAACACTCCAGTAACAAGACGACACCCTACTAAGATTCTCAAGAGAGGCTCTAGCTTTGACGAAATCCCTCCATCTTCGGCAGACAGCCCTCTAGCCCGGCGAGTAGACAAATTCTTTATCATACCAGTCAAAGAACCAGACCTGTCTGACAGTGACAGCagtcctcttccttctccttcaccCAGCAGTAGTTCAAAAGGACAGGACGCTTTAATGAGCGAACTTAAAAGCAGGATTAAAAATCTGCAAGAGTCAGAGAATACGAAAAAAGAGGAGGATAGTACAGATAGCAAAATAGTGCATGCTGGAAGTCAAGATACTTTGGAAAAGGTTGGCAGTTCCAGTGACCCTCCAGCAAGTCCTGCAGTAAGCCCTGTGAGGGAATACAAACGCCTGGGTAGTAAAGAAATGTCATTCTTAGGTGAAGGGCTGGACACTATTCGTGAACGTGGTGAGAGCAGTATAAGTGTCGAAGATACTCTTCCAGTGTCTAGTGCAGCTAGAGAAAAAGATCAGAAGATGGAGGTAAGAAAGGCTGACGACAAAACACCGACAACTATACCTATTATTGGAAAAAGTGACTCGAAGAAAGAAGATTCAACGTCTAGTGGGAAGATAACTAAAGAATCTACAGAAACCGAGAGAGAAGACACCCAGAGCTCTGGACGTCCCAAGTCTCCCCAACCAAGCAATGAGAATGTCAATAAGCTTAAGGCCTTGTTTGGGAGTTAA